A single window of Paenibacillus sp. SYP-B4298 DNA harbors:
- the ligA gene encoding NAD-dependent DNA ligase LigA, translating to MEQALQARMEQLIAEINRLNYHYYTLDNPIASDKEYDALYDELVVLERESGVVLPDSPTLRVGGELLEGFVPHRHLSRLWSLDKAQNADDLLAWNQRVLKTIADYNAKHPDELPLPDPSYVVEYKFDGLTLNLTYEGGRLVQAATRGNGVIGEGILAQVKTIRSVPLTIPFKEGKVEIQGEGIMNLSVLEAYNTTAAEPLKNARNAAAGALRNKNPQTTAERKLNAYFYNVGYAEGITFNTHMEMAQFLRDNQLKVNPYSAYLSTIDEVLSEVSRLAEERSSLDYLIDGAVIKLTDMRTREALGYTDKFPRWAVAFKFEAEETTTVLESVNWEVGRTGKITPVARVEAVELAGVTVQNCTLNNIGDIERKGLKHALGTRVFIRRSNDVIPEILGRADEEDGEEIVFPTACPACGTLLEQRGAHLFCNNKLGCKPQTIGRIAHFASRDAMDIETFSVMTAEQLYAECEVRDPADLYALGYDDLIKLERFGDKKARNLLEALEKSKSRDLAAFLYALGIPNTGKATTKMLADHYRSLDDIMAAEEDELVGLPDVGAIVAESITTFFRDPVIRASIDRMRALGVKAEAEARAEVRSDSLFSGKTVVLTGTMSIMTRDEAAKRLEALGAKVSGSVSKKTDYVIAGEKAGSKLKKAAELGITVIDNEEEFMKLLE from the coding sequence ATGGAACAGGCGCTGCAGGCCCGGATGGAGCAACTGATTGCCGAGATTAATCGGCTGAATTATCACTACTACACACTGGATAATCCGATTGCCAGCGATAAGGAATATGATGCGCTGTATGATGAGCTGGTCGTGCTGGAGCGTGAGAGCGGCGTTGTTTTGCCAGATTCTCCGACATTAAGGGTAGGGGGAGAGCTGCTTGAGGGATTTGTCCCTCACCGTCATCTGTCCCGGCTGTGGAGTCTGGACAAGGCGCAAAATGCCGATGATCTGCTTGCCTGGAACCAGCGTGTGCTCAAGACCATAGCGGACTACAATGCCAAGCATCCCGACGAACTGCCGCTGCCTGACCCGTCTTACGTGGTGGAGTACAAGTTTGATGGATTAACGCTCAATCTCACCTATGAGGGCGGAAGGCTGGTTCAGGCCGCTACGCGCGGCAACGGCGTAATCGGTGAAGGCATTCTGGCGCAGGTCAAGACGATCCGGTCGGTGCCGCTCACGATACCGTTCAAGGAGGGCAAGGTGGAGATTCAGGGCGAAGGCATCATGAATCTGTCGGTGCTGGAAGCTTACAACACCACGGCGGCTGAGCCGCTCAAGAATGCCCGCAATGCTGCTGCCGGCGCTCTGCGCAACAAAAACCCGCAGACCACGGCAGAGCGCAAGCTGAATGCGTATTTTTACAATGTGGGCTATGCAGAAGGCATTACCTTCAACACGCATATGGAGATGGCTCAGTTCCTGCGTGATAATCAATTGAAGGTCAATCCTTATTCTGCGTATCTGTCTACTATAGATGAGGTGCTGTCAGAGGTTTCCAGGCTTGCGGAGGAGCGCAGCTCGCTCGATTATCTCATTGATGGGGCCGTGATTAAGCTTACGGACATGCGGACGAGGGAAGCGCTTGGTTACACAGACAAGTTCCCGCGTTGGGCGGTGGCTTTTAAATTTGAAGCTGAAGAGACGACAACCGTGCTGGAGTCGGTTAACTGGGAGGTTGGCCGTACAGGCAAAATAACCCCTGTTGCCCGTGTAGAAGCGGTTGAGCTGGCTGGAGTGACGGTGCAGAACTGCACATTGAACAATATAGGAGATATAGAACGCAAGGGGCTCAAGCATGCGCTGGGTACTCGTGTGTTCATTCGGAGATCCAATGATGTTATTCCGGAGATATTAGGCCGGGCGGATGAAGAGGACGGGGAAGAAATTGTTTTCCCGACGGCTTGTCCCGCATGCGGAACATTGCTTGAGCAGCGCGGAGCCCATTTGTTCTGCAATAACAAGCTAGGCTGCAAGCCGCAGACGATCGGGCGTATTGCTCATTTTGCTTCGCGGGATGCGATGGACATCGAGACGTTCAGCGTCATGACGGCGGAGCAGCTCTATGCGGAGTGTGAGGTGCGTGATCCGGCGGATCTGTACGCGCTTGGCTACGACGATCTGATTAAGCTGGAGCGCTTCGGGGATAAGAAGGCCCGGAATCTGCTAGAGGCGCTGGAGAAGTCCAAATCACGAGACCTCGCAGCGTTCCTATACGCGCTGGGCATACCGAATACGGGCAAGGCGACGACCAAGATGCTGGCAGATCATTACAGATCGCTGGATGATATTATGGCTGCGGAAGAAGATGAGCTCGTTGGTCTGCCAGACGTGGGGGCGATAGTGGCTGAGAGTATTACGACATTCTTCCGCGATCCCGTCATTCGGGCGAGTATCGACCGGATGCGCGCACTGGGCGTGAAGGCGGAAGCAGAAGCGCGCGCAGAGGTGCGTAGCGATAGCCTATTTAGCGGCAAGACGGTGGTGCTCACGGGAACGATGTCTATCATGACCAGGGACGAGGCGGCCAAACGTCTCGAGGCTCTGGGAGCCAAGGTGTCAGGCAGCGTCTCGAAAAAAACAGACTATGTAATTGCGGGCGAGAAGGCGGGCAGCAAGCTGAAGAAGGCGGCTGAACTGGGGATTACCGTGATTGATAATGAAGAAGAGTTTATGAAGCTGCTTGAATGA